Part of the Anaerolineales bacterium genome is shown below.
GCATGTGGATAATCCCAGCGGGAATCCGCCGGATGCCGTATCCAGTATACCCCTACCATTTCCGGAAACGGTCCGTCACACTCCGGGTCAATTCTCGCTTTCCATTGAAGCGGGAAGGCCGCTCAAGACAATCCGGCTTCGATCTCTCGCCCGGTTTCCCTGCGCCCGCGCCGTGGTATACTCTCCGGAGAATCATCGAAAGGATTCCTCCCCATGGCTGGCAGCGACCTGTAAACCGATTTTTCCGGGCACTTCCCCCTTCGCCGCGGCGGAACGATTCGCGCGGCTCGGCCGTGGAGCGTTGCCCACGGTTTTTATTTTCTCACCACAGGTCGATATGCTAACCGCCACTCAAATCCGAAAAACCTACGGCGACAACGTCATCCTCGACGGCGTCACCCTCAGCCTCAATCCGGGCGAGCGCGCGGGCCTGGTCGGCCCCAACGGCTGCGGAAAAACCACCCTGCTGCGGATCCTGGCCGGAATCGATTCCCCCGATTCCGGCTCCGTCCGCAAGCCGAACGCCCTGCGCATCGGATACCTCCCGCAGGGGCTCGTCCTTCCGCCCGACGAGACCCTCGCCGGGTATCTGGACCGCGCCCAAGGCGACTTGCCCCGGCTCACCGCCAAGGTGGAACGCCTGGCGGCGGCTTTGGCGCAGCTGCCGGGTGACACCTCACTGCACACGGCCTACGACCAGGCGCTCAGTCGGCTCGCCGCCGCCGGCGAGGGATCCGGCGCGGCGATCGACGCGCTGGCCGCGCTCGGTTTGGACCATATCCCTTCCGGGGAAAAAATCTCCACCCTCTCCGGCGGGCAGAAGACCCGCCTGGCGCTGGCCGGCGTGCTGCTCGGGCATCCTCAGCTGCTGCTGCTCGACGAACCGACCAACTACCTCGATCTGGCGATGCTCGAATGGCTCGAAAAGTGGCTGAACGGATTTCGCGGCGTTGCACTGGTGGTATCCCACGACCGGGCTTTCCTCGACCGGGCGGTCACCCGGATCCTGGAACTGGACGAGCGGACCCGCGCGATCCGGGAGTACGAGGGCAACTACTCCGCCTACCGCTGGGCGAAAGCCGCCGAACGCGCACGCCTGGCGCAGGCGTATTCCGACCAGGAGGCGCAGATCGCCGAACTGCGCAGCGCGGCAGTCCATTTGCGGGGGATCGCCCGCTTCCGCAAAGGCGGCAAGGCGGATTCGGGGGACAAATTCGCGCGCGGATTCTTCGCCAACCGCGGTGCGGGGACGGTGAAGCGCGCCAAGCAGATCGAGCGCCGGATCGAGCGCTTGTTCGCCGAAAACCGCGTGGAAAAACCCGGCTGGGAGTGGGGGATGAAGCTGGAGTTCGAGCCAGCCGCCTCCGGGAACTTCGTCCTTTCACTCGAGAGCCTCTCTGCAGGGTATTCCAACACCGTTATCCTCGAGGGAGTCAATCTCCAGCTGTGGCGCGGCGCGCGGGCGGTGATCACCGGCGCCAACGGCAGCGGCAAGACGACCCTACTGCGGACGATCGCTGGCGCGCTGCCGCCGCTCGCCGGCCGGGTGCGGATCGGGTCCAACGTGCGGATCGGATTCATAGCCCAGGAGCAGGAAACACTCGATCCGGGCAAGGACGCGCTCCAAACCGTCCAGGCCGAGATCGCCGCCGACGAGACCGACGCCCGCCGCTTCCTGCATTGCTTCCTCTTCTCCGGCGACGACGTCTTCACCCCGGTCGGCTCGCTTTCCTACGGCGAACGCGCCCGGCTGCAGCTGGCGCTGCTGGCGGCCCGCGGCAGCAACTTCCTCCTGCTCGACGAGCCGATCAACCACCTCGATATCCCCTCCCGGGAGCGGTTCGAAGAGGCGTTGCGCGCCTTCCCGGGGACCGTCCTGGCCGCGGTGCACGACCGGTATTTCATCGAGCGGATGGCAGGCGAAGTCTGGGCCGTAGGCAACGGGATCGTCAGGAAGCTGGGATAGGAACAGACCATCGACCATGGAAAAACCGACGATGGGCTATCGACCATGGACCATCGTCGAGCCTCCGATCCTATCGATCCCTCCTAAACCCCGCAGACTCCATTCTATGAAACCGGTTGGCAGGCGAAACCTTCCCGCCTTCGGCACTTCAGCATACCGACAGGGAATCCCAACCGGGGAACAAAATCGACGATGGTCGACGGTCAATCGTCAGAAGATACTTCCTCGGTTTATCAGATATCCGTCCCGCGGCCGGCCGATCCAGGTACTCCACTCCTATTTTGTAGACACCGCGCCGAGAGGGAGTCATAATATTCCAAAGACCCGGTACCCACGATTGCGATGGAGAGGCGCCATGAGAAATGGAAAACATCGATCCGCACGCCTGTTCTTCCCCCTGATGATCCTGCTGGCCGGAAGCGCCTGTAAGCCTCAGCCAGCGGCCAAGGAAGATTCCGCGGCTCAGAGCGCCGTCGCCTCCGGGTTTGCGCCTGGGGCGGCAGAGGCTGCGATCAAAACCCCGTATCCGACGCCCTCCAAACCGGTCACGATGACCGCCGGCCAGCCGTTGAACTGCGCGAAAGGTCCGCACTGGATCCTGTACGACATGGTGGCCATGATCCAGCCGGGGGAGACGGTCACCCTGACCGCGCGCTCGACGCCCGATTGGCCGGATTACTACTACGTCCGGAAAAGCGACGGAACGGAATGCTGGGCGTCGAGCATCGGCGGCAGGATCGACGGCGATCCCCGGGGACTGCCGGAATTGGAGGCCCCGCCGCTGCACGAGATCTACTTCCAGGTCGAGAACCAGACCGGCCTGAAAATCTGCGATGTAACCGTTCGCCAGCCGCCCGGAAAACAATGGGGACCCAATCTGCTCCCCGCCGGAGCCGGCGCGCCCGGCTTGACCTTCGGGTTCGTCCTGATGTCGGGATTTTACGACGTGCAGATCGCCGATTGCTTCGGCGGGAAATTGTTCGAGGCGGAGAATACGCCCATCGGGCCACTGGAACAATCGCGGATCGTGAAAGTCAACGCGCTGGTAACGTTCGCGATCCTCAACCAATCCGGAAAAGACGTCTACTGGATCCAGTATTCCCGCCACGGGGAGGATTCTTGGCAGGATATCACCGGCATGTACGATGACGCCCTGCGCGACGGAAAAACGATGCACTTCACGGTGCAAGCCGGGCTGTACGACTTCCGGGCGCACGAAAGTTATGAGACAAACTACAAATTGATCTTCTCCGCCGAAGCCGTCGCCATCTCGCCGGCCAGGGTAACCGTGACGATCTCCTGAAGCGTGGACCAAGGAGGAGGGTTCGTCGCCCATGGCGGCGGATGCCCGGAGGGCGATTCGCATGCCGCCGGCGGGGCGATGCTTCATGAAGGGTGCCATGCCGGACCGCGCGGCCCAGGACGACTCGTTTCCGGAAAATTCCCGGCTCCGGTCCATCCTTCATAAGAATCTCCAGATTCCCTCCAGAATTCGTTTTTCCAAGCCAAAAACCGTATACGAATCGGGGTCCATTGATACATAATAGGTGAACGACCCGACTCCCACCCGTAGAGGAGAGGAACCATGAAAACACCGGAAACCCTTCGCGCGATTGCCTTCATCAGCGCCGCCTTATTGAGCGGAGGGTGCATCCTGGAGGCGGCCGCGCCCGCCGGCCCCCCCCAGGTGGTGGTCGTCACCGCCACCCCGGACGGAGATGGCCAAAACCAAACCTCCGCAGATGCCTCGGCCACCACGACCCAGGAGCCGGCCCAGACTCTCATGGCCACCTTCACTTCGTCGCTCACCGCAACCTTCACCGCCGAGCCGGTGACGATGACCGCCGGGCAGGACCTCAGCTGCGTGAAAGGACCGGATTGGAAGCTCTATGAGTGGGTCGCCCGGATCGCCGAGGGCGAGACCGTCACCCTGATCGCCCGCGCCGTCCCCGAGATCCCGGATTACTACGTCGCGCGCACCGGCGACGGAACGGAATGCTGGGCCTTCGGCGGCAGTTCGACGATCAGCGGCCCGGCCGGGACTCTGCCTGTGCGCGAAACCCCGCCCCTGCCGACCGTCACCTACGTGATTGAGAACCAGGTTCTCATCACCCTGTGTGCAGTTTTCATCCGCGGGAAGGAGGAGACCGCCTGGGGTGCCAACCGATTAAGCGGAGTCATCATTATAAACGGCACATTCAGCGTGAGCATCCTCGCAGGGTATTACGATGTTCAGATTAATGATTGCGCGATGTCGACGCTGTATGAGGAGCACGACCGGGCGATCGGCGCCGATCCAGCGTATCGCTACCAGCTGATCGCCAACGACGTGGATTTCTACATTCAGAATAACCACCCGTTCAGTATCTGCTGGATCGATATCCTTCCCCCGGGCGGCTCGTGGACCAAGCTCTACGCCACGGAAGATGGCGGCGGATCCATCCTTACCGGACAGCGGAGGGATTTCACCCTGCGCGCCGGTTCGTACGGGATCCAGGCTACGCGCTGCACCAGCGCCGTCCTCCCCGCCGCCGGTCTATACGTTCATCCGGGAATGGGCGGGGTCACCTGGGCATAAAACACGACCATCGACTTTCGGCTATCGCCGGCCCCTCTCCTGTTGGGGAGGGACCGGTTTCCCAAAAACAGCAAGCCGTAATTGCCGCCGGCATTCCGAATTCACATGGACAATCTTCGGCAGTTACCAGAGGATTACCGCAAGATCGGCTGCGGCGCAGGTTGCCAGCCCGGTTAGTGCCTTCCCGGCCACGAGCCGCCCCCTGCCTACCGGCGACACCCTCAACATGTCCGGCTTCCGAGAGTTGCGATTGCATAAAACCGCTGACGGTAAAAAATTCCCCCTCCCCATGATGGGGAGGGGATAAAGGGGAGGGGTTTTGCGATTGCCGATGGTCGACGGTCGAATCCTACACGCCGTGCTTCCTCCGCATGATCCATCCCGCCAACGCGTAGAAAACCGCCGAGACGGCCGCCAGCACCGCGGCGGACTGCCACACCATCTGCGCCGGCGCTTCGCCCGCGATCGCGAGCCGGAACATGCGCATGATCACGGAAGTCGGAAACCAGGAGAGCAGATCCGTCAGCCAAGCCGGCCAGACTCCGACTAAGAAGGTTTCGAAGAGCAACGGGAGGACCACGAGAATGAAGAGCGGGCTGCCCCAGAACGCCGCGGCGGTCGGCGAATCCGCCAGCACGCCGACCAGCGTTCCGACCGAGACCACGAACAGCGCACCGAGGAACAGGGTCAACGCCAGAACGTCCCAGTGGACGATCTGCTTAAGGTTCATCAGCGCGATCACGATCCCGACAAACAGGCCGTAGGTCATCCCGGCGAGCAGCTTGCCGACCAAGATCTGCACGTACCCTGCGGGGGAGACCCTGAGGATGTCCATCGTGCGCGATTCCTTCTCCTCCACGAAAAGCAGCGGCACGATCGCGAATCCGACCACCGCCAGCATCAGGATCTGGGTGAGCAGGTTGATCAGCGGCCGCCCTGAGGAATCAGCCGACGGATACAAACCCTCCTCGGCCATGGTGATCTTCACATCGGTGGATGCGGCAAGGCTGAGTTGTTCGGAAAAATGGACGGCATCCTGCGCGGTTTTTTCCGGATCCGCCCAGTGCGCGGCGTAGGCTTCGAGCCGGATCTCGGCCCGGCTTTGCACAAGCGCGTCGAAATCAGCCGGGAGCACGAACCCGATCCAAATGCCGGTGGCCTCCACAACCCGCATTTCCATATCCTCGCGCGATGCCGCCGCCACCAGCCGGCCGTCGATCTCCCCGACCGCCTCTCGGAAAGCGGCCGATTTTCCCTCGTCGAAGACGACCGCCGACGGCGGGCTGCCCCGGTTGATCAGCGCCGGCAACAGGCTCCCGTTGACCGCCAGGAACGCCGTACCGATCATCACCGAAAAGATGAGCCGGTTGCGGAATGCTTCGCGCACGTCCTTGAGCGCGATCGCCGCCGTGATCCGCAGAGCAGCGCGTCCGCAGGAAGATTCCGGCGCATCGTTCTTCGTCCCGGAATCTTCCTGCGGAGTCGTGCGCGCCGGCGGGCGGAATGCTTCCTCCGGCTGTACTTGTGCGGGGGGAACGCCGTTCTTTTTCCTGAGCTTGGATTCGTCCGCCCGATCCCTCCGCCGCAACAGCCAGGAGACGACCGCAAGCTCGATTCCCGTGCAAACGATAACCCAGCCCAGCCCCAGCAGGGGCGCGCCGAGCGTGATCGGCTGGGCGAATACGTATCGCATCGCGAGATACGCCGTGACGGAGGGGATAACGGGCAGCACGCGCATGACCGCGTCGGGGATCAACTCGCGCAGCAGGTAGAGGATGACCGGCATGAACAGCGGCAGGATGATCAGCCAGGCCCAGACGGCGAATTGGGCCCGGGATTCCATCGCGGTTCCGAGGATCAGCCCCATCGACACGCAAAATATCGCATACACCGCCAAAATAACCAGAAACAGCCCCCAATGGACGATCAGGCTGTGGTTGACGATCACCGCCAGCGCAGCCACCGTGCCGGAGTAGAACAAGCCGGCCAGCAGCTTCCCCGCCGCTATCTGGGTGGCGCTCGCCGGAGAGACAAGCAGCACGTCGAGCGTGCGAGCCTGCTTCTCGTCAAACATCAGGTGCGGCACCAGGCTGATCCCGATCATCGTCAGCGAAAAGATCAGCGCCATCGCGGCCTGGGTTCCGGCGCCCTCGTCGTCCACCGGCCCATAGACGACGCTTTTGTCGATCGCGATGGATACGCCCGTACCCCAAACGGCGGCGATCGCTTCTTCCACTTCGGCCTTCAGCCCGGCGACCTCTTCCCCGCTCAGCCAGTAGGCGACGATGCCGCGCAGGGGCGGCGCGTCGCCCCCCGCCGCGATGTCGTCGAAGCCGGCCGGGATCACCAGGCCGAGCTCCGGGCGATCGCCCAGCGCCAGACGGCGCTTCATCTCCTCTTCGGAGGGAAAATCCGATCTCACCTCCAACCCCGAAGCTTCTTCCAGGCGGCCGGTGTACGCGGAGTTGCCGGCATCATAGATGAAAACGGAGATCGGATTTTTGCCGGCGGACAGCGAGGGAAGCGCTTTGTAGAAGAGGATGAGGAACGCGACCGAGAAGAACAGCACCAGGATGTTCCTGTTCTTAATTCCCTGGACGATGTCCTTCCGGGCCAGCACGCCGACGACCCGCAGATATTCCAGAATATTTTTCATCGCCGCAACCATGATACCCTTTCGATTTGTGAAAAGAAAACACTATTACTGCGGTTCCACGGGCATCGGGGATCCGGTGAGTTTGAGGAATACGTCCTCCAAGGTCCCCTGCGGCCCGCCATGCGCGGCTTTAAGGGCGGCCGGCGCATCCATGGCGACGATCCGCCCGCGGTCGAGGATCGCCACCCGCGCGCAGAGCCGGTCGGCCTCCTCCATGTAGTGTGTGGTGAGGAAGACCGTCGTGCCGCTCCGGGCCAGGCCGGCGATAATCGAGCGGACGTCGCGCGCCACAGCGGGATCCAGCCCGCGGGTCGGCTCGTCGAGGAAGAGCACTTGCGGACGGGGGATCAGCGCCCGCGCGATCAGCAGACGCTGTTTCATACCGTTGGAAAAGCGCTTGATCGGCTCACACGCCCGCTCCGCCAGCCCCACCTGCTCCAGCACCTGCGCGACCCGCTTGCGGGAAGCGCCGTACAGGTCGGCGATGAAGTGCAGGTTTTCGATCGCGGACATCCGCTCGTAGAGGTTCTGGTATTCGAAGACGACGCCGATCCGCCGCTTGAGCTCCGCCCGTTCGGTGACCGCGTCGTATCCGGCCACCTTCGCGCTCCCGGAGGTCGGCCGCAGTTGGCCGGTGAGGATCCGGATGGTGGTCGTCTTGCCCGCGCCGTTGGGCCCGAGGAAGCCGAAGAGCTCGCCCGCCGCGGCGGAGAACGTGATCCGGTCGACCGCTTTCACGGTTCCGAAATCCCTGCTCAGTTCGTGCGTTTCGATGGCGTTCATGATTTTCTCCTTCCCCCTCCTCTATCCTCCCCCGTTTAGAAAACCACTAAACGGGGGAGGATTCTGCTTTTGTCCTCCCCCGTCAGCTTGCTTGTGGGGGAGGCTTCAGTTGTCTTCCTCCCCCGTCAGCTTGCTTGTGGGGGAGGCTTCGGGTTTCTTCCTCCCCCGTCAGCTCTCTTGCGGGGGAGGCTTCGGTTGTCTTCCTCCCCCGTCAGCCAAGCTGACGGGGGAGGGAAGGGAGGGGGCATCACCGTGCAATCAACTCGAAGAGGATGATCATGCCGACCAGAACCGCCACCCCGCCGATCGCCGCGATCACGTAGATCCACCGCCTGCCGGGGGTTTCAGCGGTTTCCATTTCCGCGCCCATGCGGCTGACGCTCATGGCGATCCCGATCACGACGCCGATCCCCGCCCCGATGGTGATGCCCAGGGCGAGATTCCCCAAAGCGAGCCCCAGAGCGACACCCGCCCCCGTGCCGACGGGGATCCAGACGGCGCTATTCGCCGCGCGCCGGTTTTCCTGCATCTCGTTCCGTGCCTGCTTGTTCGAATTCGGTTCGTAGGCCATCTTCGTTTCTCCTATTCCCCCCTCCTCTATCCTCCCCCGTTTAGAAAACCACTAAACGGGGGAGGATTCTGCTTTTGTCTACCCCCGTCTGTCTTCTTGCGAGGGAGGCTTCGGGTTTCTTCCTCCCCCATTAGCTGCGCTAATGGGGGAGGAGAGAGGAGGAGGCAATCCGCGATTTCAATATAGAAATCTTCCCAATAACCCGCAACAAAAAAGCGCCCGAAGGCGCTTGGGAGAGGTTGAATGAAGCAAAACAGGTGATGAATGGAACGCGGTTAATAGCCGAAAAAGGCCTTGAGTTCCGCGGCCGCGGACTTGCTCAGCGGGATTTTCGTCCCCGCGGCATCGTCCAGGCGGATGCTGTAACTGTTGCGGGTGTAGGGAATCACTTCCTTGACGTGCTGCAGATTCACCAGGATGCTGCGGTGGGCCCGGAAGAAGCCGCTGCGAGATAGTTTGTTTTCCAGATCGGCCAGCGTGTACTGCGTCGGCAACCGTCCCTCGGGGGTGACGAGGGAAATCCGGCCTTCGCCAGCGTCGGCATAGAGGATTTCGACGGGATTGAGCAGGACGACTTTATCTTCAAGTTTTACCGGCAGTTTGAAGGCCCGGCGTCCGGCATCCTCCGATTCGAACTTGGTTTCCAGCAGGCGCCCCTGTTGGAGGTTATAGATCCGGAAGCATAGCGGTGCCAGCCGGGCGGACGTACTCGACAGCAGCAGGACGGCGGTTCCGCTCTCCGCCTCAGCCCGGACCAAACTTTCCAGGAGCATGATCGTGGCTTCATCGCAGCGGGCAAAGAGTTCCTCAAGGACCAGCGCCTTCGGCCGGTGAAGGACGGCGCGCCCGAAGGCCAGCCGACGCTGTAAACCCGGCGGCAATTTTCCGGCGGATACCGATTCCTGGTCCGCCAGCCCGACCTGCGCCAGGACCTCATCGATCCTGGCTTTCGGCGTTCCGAATAAATCCGCTTGAAATTCCAGATTGGCGCGCGCGGAAAGGTTTTTATACAGCGCGTCTTCGGTGAACACGATTCCCGAGAGGCGGCTGAACCGCTCCCGGGACTGCGCGGGGTCCGCTCCGCCGAGCCTGACCGTGCCGAGCGTCGGGCGGATGCGGCCGATCAGCAGGGCGAACAACGCGTCGCGGCCGCTGTCCTCGAGCCCGAACACGCCCGCCGTTTCGCCCGCGCCGACGGCGAGCTCGGGGATGTCGAGGACGGTCTTGCCGCCGAGGACCTTCTGGACGTTGCGGAGCTCGATCATCCCACCATTGTACCCATATCCGACGAAGGCGAGATCCAACCATCGACCATGGACGATGGACCATGGCCGTTTGAAGACCCGATCATCGACAATCGACCATCGCCGCTGATCGTCCGAGTTCCTCATATCGTGTCCGAATTTTTTTTCGCGGCCGCGGGCATAGGAAGCATTTCAACAATTGACGACGGTCGATGGTCGATGCCTGCCCACAAATGTCTTTGTCGGGGG
Proteins encoded:
- a CDS encoding ABC-F family ATP-binding cassette domain-containing protein; protein product: MLTATQIRKTYGDNVILDGVTLSLNPGERAGLVGPNGCGKTTLLRILAGIDSPDSGSVRKPNALRIGYLPQGLVLPPDETLAGYLDRAQGDLPRLTAKVERLAAALAQLPGDTSLHTAYDQALSRLAAAGEGSGAAIDALAALGLDHIPSGEKISTLSGGQKTRLALAGVLLGHPQLLLLDEPTNYLDLAMLEWLEKWLNGFRGVALVVSHDRAFLDRAVTRILELDERTRAIREYEGNYSAYRWAKAAERARLAQAYSDQEAQIAELRSAAVHLRGIARFRKGGKADSGDKFARGFFANRGAGTVKRAKQIERRIERLFAENRVEKPGWEWGMKLEFEPAASGNFVLSLESLSAGYSNTVILEGVNLQLWRGARAVITGANGSGKTTLLRTIAGALPPLAGRVRIGSNVRIGFIAQEQETLDPGKDALQTVQAEIAADETDARRFLHCFLFSGDDVFTPVGSLSYGERARLQLALLAARGSNFLLLDEPINHLDIPSRERFEEALRAFPGTVLAAVHDRYFIERMAGEVWAVGNGIVRKLG
- a CDS encoding ABC transporter permease, giving the protein MKNILEYLRVVGVLARKDIVQGIKNRNILVLFFSVAFLILFYKALPSLSAGKNPISVFIYDAGNSAYTGRLEEASGLEVRSDFPSEEEMKRRLALGDRPELGLVIPAGFDDIAAGGDAPPLRGIVAYWLSGEEVAGLKAEVEEAIAAVWGTGVSIAIDKSVVYGPVDDEGAGTQAAMALIFSLTMIGISLVPHLMFDEKQARTLDVLLVSPASATQIAAGKLLAGLFYSGTVAALAVIVNHSLIVHWGLFLVILAVYAIFCVSMGLILGTAMESRAQFAVWAWLIILPLFMPVILYLLRELIPDAVMRVLPVIPSVTAYLAMRYVFAQPITLGAPLLGLGWVIVCTGIELAVVSWLLRRRDRADESKLRKKNGVPPAQVQPEEAFRPPARTTPQEDSGTKNDAPESSCGRAALRITAAIALKDVREAFRNRLIFSVMIGTAFLAVNGSLLPALINRGSPPSAVVFDEGKSAAFREAVGEIDGRLVAAASREDMEMRVVEATGIWIGFVLPADFDALVQSRAEIRLEAYAAHWADPEKTAQDAVHFSEQLSLAASTDVKITMAEEGLYPSADSSGRPLINLLTQILMLAVVGFAIVPLLFVEEKESRTMDILRVSPAGYVQILVGKLLAGMTYGLFVGIVIALMNLKQIVHWDVLALTLFLGALFVVSVGTLVGVLADSPTAAAFWGSPLFILVVLPLLFETFLVGVWPAWLTDLLSWFPTSVIMRMFRLAIAGEAPAQMVWQSAAVLAAVSAVFYALAGWIMRRKHGV
- a CDS encoding ABC transporter ATP-binding protein; translation: MNAIETHELSRDFGTVKAVDRITFSAAAGELFGFLGPNGAGKTTTIRILTGQLRPTSGSAKVAGYDAVTERAELKRRIGVVFEYQNLYERMSAIENLHFIADLYGASRKRVAQVLEQVGLAERACEPIKRFSNGMKQRLLIARALIPRPQVLFLDEPTRGLDPAVARDVRSIIAGLARSGTTVFLTTHYMEEADRLCARVAILDRGRIVAMDAPAALKAAHGGPQGTLEDVFLKLTGSPMPVEPQ
- a CDS encoding LytTR family transcriptional regulator DNA-binding domain-containing protein, producing the protein MIELRNVQKVLGGKTVLDIPELAVGAGETAGVFGLEDSGRDALFALLIGRIRPTLGTVRLGGADPAQSRERFSRLSGIVFTEDALYKNLSARANLEFQADLFGTPKARIDEVLAQVGLADQESVSAGKLPPGLQRRLAFGRAVLHRPKALVLEELFARCDEATIMLLESLVRAEAESGTAVLLLSSTSARLAPLCFRIYNLQQGRLLETKFESEDAGRRAFKLPVKLEDKVVLLNPVEILYADAGEGRISLVTPEGRLPTQYTLADLENKLSRSGFFRAHRSILVNLQHVKEVIPYTRNSYSIRLDDAAGTKIPLSKSAAAELKAFFGY